DNA from Rhinatrema bivittatum chromosome 16, aRhiBiv1.1, whole genome shotgun sequence:
GGCACAAAGTATTTTATGCAGAGAAATCCACTGAACTCATTTCTGTGCTCATAGCAACACCAAGCAGGAGCTGTGATGGATTTTGGGAAAATATATTCCATGGCACCTGGTGGTTTTGTTGGAAAGTTTATCGATGCTGATCTCTGCTGTTACCCCTTTATCATTGGGGATGAGGGAAAAGTCCTGCCAGGagctccttcatctctcctctTCCTGTATTACAGATCCTCCTCAGGCTCCGACCATCTCCCTAGCTCCGCATTATGATGAGTACATCCCTGGAGAGACGGTCACCGTGAGGTGTGAGGCCCCCAGGACTTCCAATGTCCCAGGATACCGATTTTATAAGGGCGGAAGTGAAGTGACCGGGCTAGGAGATGCTGCTTCATACCAGTATACAATATCCATCGCTGATAAGGAGATAGAAGTGTCCTTCTCCTGTGACTACTTGATATGGGAGTCAAGACAAGGGATCGAATCCCCCCGGAGTGACCCCGTCTCTCTTTCGATGGCAGGTAGGGGAAATGGCACTGAGGTCTGGAGGTTTCTATCTGTCTGATATGGTATTTCCTCCCGTGCAATGTTTCTGATTTCTACAGAACTGATGAAAGGTAGAAATCTGAATAAGAATATCTCCCTGCCTGGGAAGTGGGGTGTCTGGTGACCTCAGAATCCCAGTCAGAACAGAAGTGACTTTAATCTATTAAACCAGCGTCAGTGCTCTGTAACAGCAGGGAGAATCAGTCTTTAGGTTATAAAGTTACAGTTACAGGCTCTGCTTCTCTCCTGAGTTCTGATCCCCAGTCCTGGAAAGCTCAGATCCCAGGGGCTCCTTCATCTCTGCTCTTTCTGTATTACAGATCCTCCTCAGCCTCCGAGCATCTCCTTACATCCGCAGTACAACGTGTACATCCCAGCAGAGAAGGTCACCATGTGGTGTGAGGCCCCCACGACTTTCAGGGTCTCACGAGTTATATTCTATAAAGATGGAGAAAAAGTCAGTGAGAGTCAGGACATTTATATATGCGGGTATACAATAGATGCCATCCATAAGGAGAATGCAGGGTCCTATTCCTGCCAGTACAGGATACGAGAGATCAGCTCCCCCCAGAGCACCTCCGTCtctctcagggtgacaggtaagGGAAGCCGCGCTCCAGGTCTCAGGTTCCTCCCTTCCATTTCCCTGGGTAATATCAGAAATAAGGAGGGATCTGCTCTGTACTGCAAATCATTTATAGACACACAGATGCCACTCACCGCAGAATTTTAACAGT
Protein-coding regions in this window:
- the LOC115077807 gene encoding Fc receptor-like protein 5; this encodes MFVTFLSLIVCLGGRFLLADDDPPQAPTISLAPHYDEYIPGETVTVRCEAPRTSNVPGYRFYKGGSEVTGLGDAASYQYTISIADKEIEVSFSCDYLIWESRQGIESPRSDPVSLSMADPPQPPSISLHPQYNVYIPAEKVTMWCEAPTTFRVSRVIFYKDGEKVSESQDIYICGYTIDAIHKENAGSYSCQYRIREISSPQSTSVSLRVTDPLSSPKLSLHPPDGSVSEGGDVTMNCTVPGRYENVTVHFYKGEEALYSEALEAPGGEVSFTIRIGQRNIFNAGDYSCSYETEIQGRRLSSPQSTPIPVSLNGCTAWIQMLGVGGLFFLINASIFLVSE